The following proteins come from a genomic window of Trinickia caryophylli:
- a CDS encoding alpha/beta fold hydrolase, whose protein sequence is MISDADESVTRGSQRNFLTCRTSELEVAYEVSGPPDGPPLVLVHGWPDDVQCWDKTILHLGLSGQQFRIYAPYLRGSGPTRFLNRDTMRSGAIAALTLDLSQFVETLDLTDVILAGYDWGARAAYGVAALFPERVSGMVTAAAGYATAMPANEMPYELAKAYWYEWYVATTYGMKAYREDRERLCRYLWNSWSPAWPDRESDFQAMAGSLDNPDWADISLHAYRQRWHDAPGAEQHEQIERQLAASPMIRIDTIMLQGAEDRDNLPVTSENKEKYFSGHYEHRLLHGIGHFVPREAPDVFAEAILAIAGR, encoded by the coding sequence ATGATTTCAGATGCGGATGAGTCGGTCACACGCGGATCGCAACGAAACTTCCTTACTTGTCGCACGAGCGAACTTGAGGTGGCCTATGAGGTATCGGGCCCGCCTGATGGACCACCGCTTGTCCTTGTCCATGGATGGCCGGACGATGTTCAGTGCTGGGACAAGACTATTCTGCACCTTGGCCTGAGCGGCCAGCAGTTCCGAATCTACGCACCCTATCTGCGCGGATCAGGACCGACGCGCTTCTTGAATCGCGATACGATGCGCAGCGGCGCAATCGCCGCTCTGACACTTGATCTGTCGCAGTTCGTGGAAACGCTGGATTTGACGGATGTAATTCTCGCGGGGTATGACTGGGGCGCGCGCGCGGCGTACGGAGTCGCTGCTCTGTTTCCCGAAAGAGTGAGCGGTATGGTTACCGCTGCGGCGGGCTATGCCACGGCGATGCCGGCCAACGAAATGCCCTATGAGTTGGCCAAGGCATACTGGTATGAGTGGTACGTCGCCACGACGTATGGGATGAAGGCCTATCGAGAGGATCGCGAGCGGTTGTGCAGATACTTGTGGAACAGCTGGTCGCCCGCTTGGCCCGATAGGGAGAGCGACTTCCAAGCCATGGCAGGCTCTCTCGACAATCCCGACTGGGCCGACATCAGCCTTCATGCTTATCGGCAGCGCTGGCACGACGCCCCGGGCGCAGAGCAGCACGAGCAGATAGAACGGCAATTGGCAGCCTCGCCGATGATTCGTATCGACACCATCATGCTCCAGGGTGCGGAAGACCGTGACAATTTGCCAGTCACTTCCGAAAACAAGGAGAAGTACTTTTCCGGGCACTATGAACACCGCTTGCTGCACGGAATAGGACACTTCGTCCCGCGCGAGGCGCCAGATGTCTTTGCGGAGGCCATACTTGCGATTGCCGGGCGGTGA
- a CDS encoding LysR family transcriptional regulator, which produces MRADLANFLNDRLDWNLLRTYLVIMQERSLSRAAARLHVTQPAVSQALRRLEETLERKLIERRGPYFAPTEAGEAVYQIASDIYGNISRLETDLDERTSDISGTIRLLTISRIQSPVYDEFLADFHRAYPRIDLQIEVMRSSDIISSLLRKTATAGLALCRTPHEKLGMQCFLRQRYAMFCGRHHRLFGKSPLAMEDLLAENFVSFTSDQIGDSLSPLTVFRDQKGFTGRVVASSPSLDEVRRLVFAGYGIGCLPEHIVRDDIAQQRLWRLPPDDGLIDVDVFLLWHRERKMNAADQAFLDSMERCMYRYPLAERLGK; this is translated from the coding sequence GTGCGCGCGGACCTCGCGAATTTTCTGAATGACCGGCTCGACTGGAATCTGCTGCGCACGTATCTCGTGATCATGCAGGAGCGCAGCCTGAGCCGCGCCGCGGCGAGGCTGCACGTGACGCAGCCGGCGGTGAGCCAGGCGTTGCGGCGGCTCGAGGAGACACTGGAGCGCAAGTTGATCGAACGGCGCGGCCCGTATTTCGCGCCGACGGAAGCCGGCGAAGCGGTTTATCAGATCGCCAGCGACATCTACGGCAATATCTCGCGGCTCGAGACCGATCTCGACGAGCGCACGAGCGATATTTCCGGCACGATCCGGCTGCTGACGATCAGTCGCATCCAATCGCCGGTCTATGACGAATTTCTCGCGGACTTCCATCGCGCGTATCCGCGCATCGATCTTCAGATCGAAGTGATGCGCTCGTCGGATATCATTTCATCGCTACTGCGCAAAACGGCGACGGCAGGACTGGCCTTGTGCCGCACGCCGCACGAAAAGCTCGGCATGCAGTGCTTCCTGAGGCAGCGCTATGCGATGTTCTGCGGGCGGCACCATCGGCTGTTCGGCAAGTCGCCCCTGGCGATGGAGGATCTGCTCGCGGAAAACTTCGTCTCGTTCACGAGCGACCAGATAGGCGACAGCCTTTCGCCATTAACGGTGTTTCGCGACCAGAAAGGCTTTACAGGGAGAGTCGTGGCGTCGTCGCCGAGCCTCGATGAAGTTCGGCGGCTCGTTTTCGCCGGCTATGGCATCGGTTGCCTGCCCGAGCATATCGTGCGCGACGATATCGCACAGCAGCGGCTGTGGCGGTTGCCGCCGGACGACGGGCTGATCGACGTCGACGTGTTTTTGCTGTGGCATCGCGAACGCAAGATGAACGCGGCCGATCAGGCGTTTCTCGACAGCATGGAGCGCTGTATGTACCGGTATCCTCTTGCGGAGCGGCTGGGGAAGTGA
- a CDS encoding MFS transporter — translation MTPSSSSLRQPGRAASAAFIGTMIEWYDFYIYATAAALVFGDLYFPSGDRFVSTMASFATFAVGFFARPLGGVVFGHLGDRIGRKNTLMVTLMMMGIATVCVGLLPSYGSMGALAPVLLVALRIVQGIAVGGEWGGAVLLAGEHAPPGKRTFFASFAQLGSPAGLILSLVAFRAVSSMDKADFLAWGWRLPFLASAVLLIVGIVIRLGVNESPEFARVKEANRTVKLPVAEVFRSAWGLVLLCIGANTIGIAGVYFTNTFMIAYTTQYVGVTRSLILDCLFAVAIIQFLWQPAAAWLGERIGAVRFLKLMALLAMISPYPMFMLVQSGTRLPMVFGIAIATICMSGFYSVIAGFVSGIFPTRVRYSGISLAYQVCGAIAGGLTPLAGTWLAHRYVGQWWPLAVFYTCLAGVSLACIVALDARRATHSDAAEAVGVN, via the coding sequence ATGACGCCATCCAGTTCTTCTCTCCGCCAGCCCGGGCGTGCCGCGTCGGCGGCATTCATCGGCACGATGATCGAGTGGTACGACTTCTATATCTATGCGACCGCGGCGGCGCTCGTTTTCGGCGACTTGTACTTCCCGTCGGGCGACCGCTTCGTCAGCACGATGGCGTCGTTTGCGACCTTCGCGGTGGGCTTCTTCGCCCGCCCGCTTGGCGGCGTCGTATTTGGCCATCTTGGCGACCGTATCGGCCGCAAGAACACGCTGATGGTGACGCTGATGATGATGGGCATCGCAACGGTTTGCGTAGGCCTCCTGCCGTCGTATGGAAGTATGGGCGCGCTGGCCCCGGTCCTGCTTGTGGCGCTGCGCATCGTCCAGGGTATTGCCGTGGGCGGTGAATGGGGCGGAGCGGTGCTGCTGGCGGGGGAGCATGCCCCGCCCGGCAAGCGCACGTTCTTTGCGTCCTTCGCGCAGCTCGGCAGCCCTGCGGGCCTGATTCTGTCGCTCGTGGCGTTCCGTGCGGTGTCGTCGATGGACAAGGCCGATTTTCTCGCGTGGGGTTGGCGTCTGCCGTTTCTTGCGAGCGCGGTGCTGCTCATCGTCGGCATTGTCATTCGGCTCGGCGTGAACGAGTCGCCGGAATTCGCGCGCGTGAAAGAAGCGAACCGCACCGTAAAACTGCCGGTGGCCGAGGTTTTCCGCTCGGCATGGGGCCTCGTGCTGCTGTGCATCGGCGCGAATACGATCGGCATTGCGGGCGTCTATTTCACCAACACGTTCATGATTGCCTACACCACGCAATACGTCGGCGTCACGCGCTCGCTGATTCTCGATTGTCTGTTCGCGGTGGCAATCATCCAGTTTCTGTGGCAACCGGCAGCCGCGTGGCTCGGCGAGCGAATCGGGGCTGTGCGCTTTCTCAAACTGATGGCGCTGCTCGCGATGATCTCGCCGTACCCCATGTTCATGCTCGTGCAAAGCGGCACGCGGTTGCCGATGGTGTTCGGCATCGCAATTGCAACGATCTGCATGTCGGGCTTCTATTCGGTGATCGCTGGTTTTGTCAGCGGCATATTTCCCACTCGGGTGCGTTATTCGGGCATCTCGCTCGCGTACCAGGTATGCGGCGCGATCGCGGGCGGTCTGACGCCGCTTGCCGGCACTTGGCTCGCGCATCGCTACGTCGGCCAATGGTGGCCGCTTGCAGTGTTCTACACGTGCCTCGCGGGCGTTTCGCTGGCCTGCATCGTCGCGCTCGATGCAAGGCGGGCAACGCACAGCGATGCCGCGGAAGCAGTCGGCGTGAACTGA
- a CDS encoding histone deacetylase family protein, whose translation MKTYFHPEQLLHHPRSYLSRGQMRTPQEVPERATQLVAAAKSLRFDVLEPTDRGIAPIAAVHDMNYLRFLEEAHRDWKKMPDDWGDEVMSNVYVREPNPLRGVLAQAARYLADGSCPVGENTWRAAYWSAQSALAAAADIHEGARESWALCRPPGHHARRDAAGGFCYLNNAAIAAQALRSRFERVAILDTDMHHGQGVQEIFYGRADVLYVSIHGDPTNFYPVVAGYEEETGRDAGQGFNVNLPMPHGSSEAVFFERVDAALRVLNRFRPDALVLALGFDIYREDPQSKVAVTTEGFARLGLTVGALCLPTVIVQEGGYHIDSLAANAEAFFSGFDGGRKTDDDAEGGQQPGGASRNSVRA comes from the coding sequence ATGAAGACGTACTTTCACCCTGAACAGTTGCTGCATCATCCGCGCAGCTACTTGTCGCGAGGCCAGATGCGCACCCCGCAGGAAGTGCCCGAGCGTGCGACGCAGCTCGTAGCCGCCGCGAAGTCGCTCCGCTTCGACGTGCTTGAACCCACCGACCGCGGCATCGCGCCGATTGCGGCGGTGCACGACATGAACTATCTGCGATTCCTCGAAGAAGCGCATCGAGACTGGAAAAAAATGCCCGACGACTGGGGCGATGAAGTCATGTCGAATGTCTACGTGCGGGAGCCGAATCCGCTGCGCGGTGTGCTGGCGCAAGCAGCCCGGTATTTAGCGGACGGCAGTTGCCCGGTGGGCGAGAACACCTGGCGGGCCGCCTATTGGTCTGCGCAGAGCGCGCTGGCGGCCGCGGCGGATATCCATGAAGGTGCGCGCGAAAGCTGGGCGCTATGCCGGCCGCCCGGTCATCACGCCCGGCGCGATGCGGCCGGCGGCTTCTGCTACCTGAACAACGCGGCCATTGCGGCACAGGCGCTGCGCAGCCGGTTCGAGCGCGTCGCGATTCTCGATACCGACATGCACCATGGCCAGGGCGTGCAGGAGATCTTCTACGGGCGTGCCGATGTGCTCTATGTGTCGATTCACGGCGACCCGACCAACTTCTATCCAGTCGTGGCCGGATATGAAGAGGAAACCGGAAGAGACGCGGGACAGGGCTTCAATGTGAACCTGCCGATGCCGCATGGTTCGTCCGAGGCGGTCTTCTTCGAGCGGGTGGACGCGGCGCTGCGGGTGCTGAATCGCTTTCGACCAGACGCGCTGGTGCTTGCGCTCGGCTTCGACATCTATCGGGAGGATCCGCAGTCGAAGGTAGCGGTCACGACCGAAGGGTTTGCGAGGCTGGGCCTGACGGTCGGCGCGCTTTGCCTGCCAACGGTGATCGTGCAGGAAGGCGGCTATCACATCGACTCGCTCGCCGCGAATGCCGAGGCATTCTTTAGCGGATTCGATGGCGGGCGGAAAACGGATGACGATGCCGAAGGCGGCCAACAGCCCGGCGGGGCCTCTCGCAACTCGGTCCGGGCGTAA
- a CDS encoding helix-turn-helix domain-containing protein — MKDTSEKTVRPHGASERQVGTLAQTLRRLRTHAHLTLQQLGERSSISVSTLSKIENGQLSPTYEKIAALAIGLGVEVSELFNQTPKPVPLGRRSITKAGSGVVHETDQYVYEVLNADLAGKRFVPLFTTIKAHSIGEFRSLLRHDGEEFLYVLEGTVIVNTEFYAPSTLSKGDAMYFDSTMGHACISGTDEDAKVLWVCSHVTLD; from the coding sequence GTGAAAGATACGAGCGAAAAAACGGTGCGGCCGCACGGTGCGTCCGAGAGGCAAGTCGGCACGCTTGCGCAAACCCTGCGGCGTTTGCGCACCCATGCGCACTTGACCTTGCAACAATTGGGCGAACGGTCGTCGATTTCGGTTTCCACGCTGTCCAAGATCGAAAACGGACAGCTCTCGCCGACCTACGAAAAAATCGCTGCGCTCGCCATCGGGCTCGGTGTCGAAGTCAGCGAGCTGTTCAATCAAACGCCCAAGCCCGTTCCGTTAGGGCGCCGAAGCATTACGAAAGCCGGAAGTGGAGTCGTGCACGAAACGGATCAATACGTGTACGAGGTGCTCAATGCGGATCTGGCCGGCAAGCGCTTCGTGCCACTTTTCACGACGATCAAAGCGCACAGCATCGGAGAATTTCGAAGCCTGCTGCGGCACGACGGCGAAGAGTTCCTCTACGTTCTGGAGGGAACGGTCATCGTCAATACCGAGTTTTATGCACCCAGCACGCTGAGCAAGGGAGACGCGATGTATTTCGACAGCACGATGGGGCACGCTTGCATATCGGGAACCGACGAGGACGCGAAAGTCCTCTGGGTCTGTTCGCATGTCACACTGGACTGA
- a CDS encoding Zn-dependent hydrolase: MKDLLKIDGARLWQSLMDMAEIGATPGGGVRRLALTEEDRLGRDLFAHWCREANLTVSVDEVGNLFARREGTNPHAAPVLVGSHLDTQPHGGRFDGVYGVLAALELVRVLNDAGMATEKPIEIVSWTNEEGARFTPAMLGSAVFAGAMPLAEALARRDAQNVSLADALAVTGYRGTRAIGTPVDAYFEAHIEQGPVLEANGTAIGVVTGGQAIRWLDATVTGMTAHAGTTPMPYRKDALFAAAQIALELERIAEGYAPRGLATIGEIGIPDASRNTIAGQASFTVDLRHHDDGEVDAMIGALRVACAQVAAQRGVRVEVDTYWRSPATPFDRACVALVQDAADAFGYSCERIVSGAGHDAILLASHCPTAMVFIPCVGGLSHNEAEDALPEDVTRGANVLLNAVLARAGAMATTDSH, from the coding sequence ATGAAAGACCTGTTGAAGATCGACGGCGCGCGGCTGTGGCAAAGCCTGATGGACATGGCAGAGATCGGCGCCACGCCGGGCGGCGGCGTGCGGCGGCTTGCCCTCACCGAAGAAGACCGGCTCGGCCGCGACCTGTTTGCGCATTGGTGCCGCGAAGCGAATCTGACCGTCAGTGTCGACGAAGTCGGCAACCTGTTTGCACGGCGCGAAGGCACGAATCCGCACGCGGCGCCGGTACTGGTCGGCAGCCATCTCGACACGCAGCCGCATGGCGGCCGCTTCGACGGCGTCTACGGCGTGCTCGCCGCACTGGAGTTGGTGCGCGTGCTGAACGATGCCGGCATGGCCACGGAAAAGCCGATCGAGATCGTATCGTGGACGAATGAAGAAGGCGCACGCTTCACGCCGGCGATGCTCGGCTCAGCGGTGTTTGCGGGTGCCATGCCGCTGGCGGAGGCGCTCGCCAGACGCGACGCGCAGAATGTCAGCCTCGCGGACGCATTGGCTGTGACCGGTTATCGCGGCACGCGCGCGATCGGCACGCCCGTCGATGCCTATTTCGAAGCGCATATCGAACAGGGGCCGGTACTCGAGGCGAACGGCACGGCGATCGGCGTTGTCACAGGCGGCCAGGCGATCCGCTGGCTCGATGCTACGGTGACGGGCATGACGGCGCATGCCGGCACGACGCCCATGCCGTACCGCAAAGATGCGTTGTTTGCCGCAGCCCAAATCGCGCTCGAACTGGAGCGCATTGCGGAGGGCTATGCGCCGCGCGGGCTCGCTACGATCGGCGAGATCGGCATTCCGGACGCGTCGCGCAACACGATTGCGGGGCAGGCGTCGTTCACCGTCGATCTGCGTCATCACGACGACGGCGAAGTCGATGCAATGATCGGGGCGTTGCGCGTCGCGTGCGCACAGGTTGCCGCGCAGCGTGGCGTGCGGGTCGAAGTGGACACTTACTGGCGCAGCCCCGCTACGCCGTTCGACCGCGCATGCGTTGCGCTCGTGCAGGACGCCGCGGACGCTTTCGGCTATAGCTGCGAGCGCATCGTCAGCGGCGCGGGGCACGACGCAATTTTGCTTGCCAGCCATTGCCCGACCGCCATGGTGTTCATTCCCTGCGTGGGCGGTTTGTCGCACAACGAAGCGGAAGATGCGTTGCCCGAGGACGTCACGCGCGGCGCGAACGTATTGCTCAATGCGGTGCTCGCGCGCGCCGGCGCGATGGCCACCACGGATTCACACTGA